Genomic DNA from Nitratidesulfovibrio vulgaris str. Hildenborough:
GGCATCGAGATGATCGTTCAGGGACGTCCGCCGGAAGACGTGCACCACTATGTGCAGCGTGTCTGCGGCGTATGCACCACGACACATGCGCTGACCAGCATCCGCGCCGTCGAGAACGCCATCGGCCTCAAGCCTCCGCCAGCGGCAGAACTCGTGCGGCTGCTCATCCTGTCGACCCTCGACGTGCACGACCACCTCGTGCACTTCTACCACCTGCACTCGCTCGACTTCTTCGACATGGCAGATGCCCTGAAAGCGGATGCCGTGGCTGCGGCGAAGCTCGCGAGCGAGGTCTCGGGACGGGAGACACAGCCCGGCGACTTCTTCATCGTGCAGGGGCGGCTCAAGAAGTTCGTAGAGGGTGGGCAACTGGGGTGGCTCAATCACGCCTATTCCCTCGGTGGGCATCCGGCGTATCGCCTCTCGCCGGAAGAGAACCTCATCCTTGCCACCAACTATCTCGAAGCGCTCAAGGTACAGATGAAGATAGCACGGGCCATGGCCATCTTCAGCGGCAAGAACCCCCACGCCCAGACCATGCAGGTAGGGGGTGTCACCTGCTACGAAAGTCTCCGGCCTGAACGTATCGCGGAATTCAGGGCCCTCTATGAGGACACGCGCGCCTTCATCAATCACAACTACGTGGGCGACCTCACCATACTCGGCAAACGCTATCCCGAAGTGGCGACGTACGGGCGCACTACGAACTTCATGGACTTCTCCGACTTCTTCGACCCTGAGACGGGCAAGGCACCCTTCTTCAGAGGCGGGGTGATGTGGGCGCGCGACTTCAAGAAGGTCGAGGAGGTGAACCCGGAACAGATAGTGGAGCATGTGGCCCACAGCTGGTATGTCAAAGGAGCCCCCAAGCCCCCGTATGACGGCGTCACAGCCCCGGACTACACGGGCTACGACCAGAACGACCGGTACTCGTGGGCCAAGGCCCCGCGTTACAGGGGCGAACCTGTTGAAACAGGCCCTCTTGCACGACGGATGCTCGCCTACGCACGGGGCGAACAGGAGACCGTCCGCCGCATGGATGCATGGCTCGCAGCCTGCGGGCTGAACAAGGAGAACATGTTCTCCACCATGGGGCGCACTGCCGCCCGGATGGTGGAATGCGTGGTGCTCATGAACCGTATCGAAGGTTGGCTCAACGACCTTGAAGCACGCATCAAGGCTGGTCCGGTCGAGATATTCAAGCCATGGAAGATGCCCGACAAGGCCAAGGGCGTGGGCTTCTGTGCCGTGACGCGAGGCGGCCTCTCACACTGGATACGCATCGAAGGCGGAAAGACGGCGAACTACCAGATGGTGGTGCCAAGCACATGGAACCTCGGCCCCCGGTGCGAGGCTGGCAAGCCCTCTCCCGTCGAGGAGTCGCTCATGGGCAACCCTGTACTGGATGCCGAACGCCCGGTGGAGGTCTTGCGGACCGTCCACTCGTTCGACCCCTGCCTTGCCTGTGCCGTCCACCTCATTCATGCGGGCGACAGACAGGTCATACGCGTCCTCTAGCGGCCCGCGTGGCCGTTGCCGCACTGCGACGAATGGCAACGGAACGGGCAAACGCCGCATTGCAACGACAAGGGGCACCGCCAGCAAACGGCGGTGCCCCTGCAAAGGAAACAGAACGAAACGTATAGAGCGGAAGACGCTGCTACTTGGCCTTACGGCGCTTCTCCCACAACTTCATATCCTTCATCTTCTTACGACGCTCACGCTGCAACGACTTGCACACCAGCGGAGAGTTCTTCTTGAGCCCCCACTTCTCACGATAGCTGTCCGGGTCGAGACCATGACTCGCCAAGTGTTTCTTCGTGAGAATCTTGAACGACTTGCCGCATTCGAGGCAGGTGATGGTCTTTTCCTTGATGGCCTTGCGAGGGTCTCCCCCCGTTTCGCAGCAGCCTTCTTCAAGGTTCATCTCACCTTCCGCAATGGCCTTCAGCCCTGTGGCGAGCTTACGTACCATGGCGGTGATTTCATCCTCGGTCATCGTGCGCACACTGGCCTGCGCCTTGACTATTTCCAGTGCCTCTTTGAGGAATTCGTCCATGTGGGCCCCCCTGTGGACCTTCCGGTGACGTAAAGAACGATTTTCAACAACTTGCAGACAGCCGTCACATACAGTCACCACAGATAAACGTCAACACAATGAATAGTGCAAAGCCCACAACAGTCGGCACAACGAACGATCAGATTAGTTTTCCTTAAAGTACAACCAAAGCCACCCCACTTGCATAGCCTGTTCCAAAGGTACTTCTGCGTAGAGGCTATTCCGAAGCACGCGACATCCATCGTTCGGCACAGCCACGCCCATAGCTGCATGGCCTTTCACAGGCTCATGACAAAAAAAGGCGGCCTTCAGCATTGCGAAGGCCGCCCACAGTACGTAGCACGCTAGAGCATCACGATTGCGCGGCCCTTTCCTGCAGTATGGCGACAGCCGGAAGTTCCTTGCCTTCAAGGAACTCGAGGAAGGCTCCACCACCCGTGGAGATGTATCCCACACGGCTGGCAACGCCATACTTCTCGACGGCGGCGACGGTATCGCCACCGCCGGCTATCGAAAAGGCAGGACTGTCGGCGACAGCCTCGCACAGGGCGCGGGTTCCTGCCCCGAACTGTTCCCACTCGAAAGCACCCACCGGGCCGTTCCAGACGATGGTTCCGGCGGCGAGCAGAATCTCGCGGTAACGTGTCGCCGTCGCGGGGCCGATGTCGAGAATCATCTCGTCAGGGCCGACTTCGGAGACCTTCCGCACCGTGGCAGGGGCACCATCGGCCAACTCGGGGCCGACCACCACGTCCAGCGGCACGGGAATCTCACCGCCAGCTGCCCTGGCTGCGGCCATGAGGCGTGCGGCCTCTTCCACGAGTTCGGGCTCATAGAGGGACTTGCCCACTTCGTAACCGGCGGCCTTGATGAAATTATTGGCGATGCCGCCGCCCACGATGAGGCGGTCGACACGGTGTGACAGGTTGTCGAGAAGCGTCAGCTTGGTCGAGACCTTCGAACCGCCGATGATGCCCACAAGCGGGTGCTTCGGGGCGTCAAGGGCGCGTTCCAGCGCGTCAAGTTCTGCAGCCAGCAGCGGCCCCGCGCAGGCAACAGGGGCGAAGCGCGCCACGGCGTGGGTAGAAGCCTGCGCCCGGTGTGCGGCACCGAACGCGTCCATGACGAAGATGTCGCACAGAGCGGCAAGCCTTCTGCCCAGTTCCTCGGTGTTCTTCTTCTCACCCTTGAGAAAGCGGACGTTCTCGCACAGGACGCAATCGCCCTCGGCGACATCCACACCGTCGATGTAGTCCTTCACAAGACGCACATCACGCCCGAGTTCGCGCGAAAGATGTGCGGCCACAGGGGCGAGCGAAAAAGCCTCATCGAACTCGCCCTCTACGGGGCGACCCAGATGCGAGACGATAAGCACACGGGCCCCCGCCTCCATCGCCATGCGAATGGACGGCAGAGCGGCGCGTATGCGCTTGTCGCTGGTGATGCGCCCCTCCTTGAGGGGCACGTTGAGGTCTTCACGCAGAAGAACCCGTTTTCCCTTGAGGTCGAGATCGGTCATCTTGATAACGGCCATGCGTTGCTCTCCTGGCAGGCTGGATGCATTACGAGAAAGGCGCGAACGCGGTCATCCTACCACGTTCGCGCCCCGGGTCATAGAGCATGGAGAAGGCACGACCGACGGCATGACGTCGCCAGCGGCCCGCCCTCGGCTAGAGAAGCGACGTGACGGTATCCACCACGTTGTCCACGGTGAAGCCGAAATGCTTGAACAGGACACCGCCGGGTGCGGACTCGCCGAAACCGGTCATGCCGACCACCTTGCCGTCGAGACCCACATACTTCCACCATGCGTCGGACGCGGCGGCCTCCACGGCCACGCGCACGCGCACGTCGGAGGGCAGGACGCTCTCACGGTAGGCGGCATCCTGCCGGTCGAAGACGGAAGACGAAGGCATGGAAACGACGCGCACGCGGCGACCACGCTTCTCAAGTTCGGCAGCGGCCTCGACAGCCAGTTGCACTTCAGACCCCGTAGCCATGATGATGGCTTCGGGCTTGCCCGCGCAGTCGCGCAGGATGTAGCCGCCGCGCCCGATGGCCGCACGCTGTTCGGCTGTGCGGGCGATGTGCGGCACACCCTGACGGGTGAGGGAGATGCATGTGGGGCCGGTGGCGCATTCGATGGCACTCTTCCAAGCGGCCACGGTCTCGACCGTGTCGCACGGACGCCATACCGAGACGTTGGGAATGAGCCGCAGCCCGCCCAGCTGTTCGACAGGCTGGTGGGTGGGGCCGTCCTCGCCCACGCCGATGGAGTCGTGGGTCAGCACCCACACCACGCGGATGCCCATCAGGGCCGAAAGGCGGATGGCGTTCTTGGCGTAGTCGGAGAAGATGAGGAAGGTGCCGGCGTAGGGGATGAAGCCGCCATGCAGGGTGAGGCCGTTCATGATGGCCCCCATGGCGAACTCGCGCACCCCGTAGGAGATGTAGTTGGCGTCCCAGTTGTCGGGGGTGAGGCGAACCGACCCCTTGTGCCATGTGCCCACCGAACCGGTGAGGTCGGCGGAACCGCCCACGAGTTCAGGCAGCAGCGGCGCGATGCCGTTGAGGGCGTTGCGCGAAGCCACACGCGTCGCCAGCTTCTCTGCGGCGCTGTCGGTGGCGGCGATGCAGGCTTCGACCTCGGCTTCCCAGTTGGCGGGAAGTTCACCGGACATGCGGCGTTCGAATGCGGCGGCAAGGTCGGGGTACGCCTTGCGGTAGCCCTCGAACATCTCACGCCATGCGGCTTCGTCCTTGGCACCCTTGTCGCGGCAATCCCACGCGGCATAGATGTCGGCGGGAATCTCGAACGGCGGGTGCGGCCAGTTCATGGCCTCGCGGGCGGCGGCAATCTCGGCCTCGCCCAGAGGCGAACCGTGGCAGTCGTGGCTGCCGCACTTGTTGGGGGCACCACTGCCGATGCAGGTCTTGCAGCAGATGAGGCTGGGCTTGCCGGTCTGCGCACGCGCGGCGGCGAGGGCGGCATCGAGGGCCGCAGCATCGTGGCCATCAACATCGCGTACCACATGCCAGCCGTAGGCTTCGAAGCGGGCGGGGGTGTCGTCGGCGAACCAGCCCTTGACCTCGCCATCGATGGAGATGCCGTTGTCATCGTAGAAGGCGATGAGCTTGCCGAGGCCCAGCGTGCCCGCAAGGGAGCATGCCTCGTGCGAGATGCCTTCCATCATGCAGCCGTCACCAAGGAACACATAGGTGTGGTGGTCGACCACGGGGAAGCCGTCACGGTTGAACCCGGTGGCGAGCATACGCTCGGCCATGGCCATACCCACGGCGGTGGCGATGCCCTGCCCGAGGGGGCCGGTGGTGGTCTCGACCCCGGGGGTGATGCCGTACTCGGGGTGTCCCGGCGTACGCGAGCCCATCTGGCGAAAATCACGGATGTCGTCCATGCTCACGGCATAGCCGGTGAGATGCAGCAGCGCGTAGATGAGCATGGAACCGTGCCCGTTGGAGAGCACGAAACGGTCACGGTCGGGCCAGTGCGGGTTGGCGGGGTTGTGGCGCAGCGGCCCTCTCCAGAGGGCTTCGGCGATGTTGGCCATACCCATGGGTGCACCGGGGTGCCCCGACTTGGCCTTTTCGACCGCATCCATGCTCAGGACGCGAATGGCATTGGCAAAATCCTTGCGAGACGGCATTGATTCCTCCATCGGCGGGTTGCCCCGGTACGGGCCGGGTGGCTTCCCCTAGTCTGTTCCGTGGCGCATGGCAACGGATGAGAACACGTTTCAGTTCGCGGGGCGTGCGGCAGCCGCTGCGTCCTCGAAAGCGCGCAGGCGCTGGTCATACGGCGGAAAACCGAAGAACGCCGACCCGGACACCAGCACATCGGCCCCGCTCTCGACGAGGGCTGCCGTGTTGGAAGGGTCGACACCGCCATCGACCTGTATATGCGCGGAAAGGCCACGGGCATCGAGCATGGCGCGCAGGTCGCGTATCTTGCGGTACGTGGCGGGCAGGAACTTCTGCCCCCCGAAGCCGGGGTTGACGCTCATGATGAGCACCATATCCACATCTTCGAGCACGTAGTCGAGCACCGAAAGCGGCGTGTGCGGGTTGAGCGCCACCCCCGCCTTGCACCCGAGGCGGCGAATCTCCGCCAGTGTGCGTTGCAGGTGGTTGGTCGCCTCGGCATGTACCACCAGCATATCCGCCCCCGCCTTGGCGAAGTCGGCAAGATAGCGTTCCGGTTCATGGACCATGAGGTGCACATCGAAGAAGAGGCCGCTCTTCTTGCGCAGGTGGCTGATGACAGGCTGTCCGTAGGTGATGTTGGGCACGAAGCGACCGTCCATCACATCCCAGTGGACCCACTTGACGCCCGCCGCTTCAAGCGCGGCGAGTTCTTCCGTG
This window encodes:
- a CDS encoding MucR family transcriptional regulator; protein product: MDEFLKEALEIVKAQASVRTMTEDEITAMVRKLATGLKAIAEGEMNLEEGCCETGGDPRKAIKEKTITCLECGKSFKILTKKHLASHGLDPDSYREKWGLKKNSPLVCKSLQRERRKKMKDMKLWEKRRKAK
- a CDS encoding phosphoglycerate kinase — its product is MAVIKMTDLDLKGKRVLLREDLNVPLKEGRITSDKRIRAALPSIRMAMEAGARVLIVSHLGRPVEGEFDEAFSLAPVAAHLSRELGRDVRLVKDYIDGVDVAEGDCVLCENVRFLKGEKKNTEELGRRLAALCDIFVMDAFGAAHRAQASTHAVARFAPVACAGPLLAAELDALERALDAPKHPLVGIIGGSKVSTKLTLLDNLSHRVDRLIVGGGIANNFIKAAGYEVGKSLYEPELVEEAARLMAAARAAGGEIPVPLDVVVGPELADGAPATVRKVSEVGPDEMILDIGPATATRYREILLAAGTIVWNGPVGAFEWEQFGAGTRALCEAVADSPAFSIAGGGDTVAAVEKYGVASRVGYISTGGGAFLEFLEGKELPAVAILQERAAQS
- the tkt gene encoding transketolase, which produces MPSRKDFANAIRVLSMDAVEKAKSGHPGAPMGMANIAEALWRGPLRHNPANPHWPDRDRFVLSNGHGSMLIYALLHLTGYAVSMDDIRDFRQMGSRTPGHPEYGITPGVETTTGPLGQGIATAVGMAMAERMLATGFNRDGFPVVDHHTYVFLGDGCMMEGISHEACSLAGTLGLGKLIAFYDDNGISIDGEVKGWFADDTPARFEAYGWHVVRDVDGHDAAALDAALAAARAQTGKPSLICCKTCIGSGAPNKCGSHDCHGSPLGEAEIAAAREAMNWPHPPFEIPADIYAAWDCRDKGAKDEAAWREMFEGYRKAYPDLAAAFERRMSGELPANWEAEVEACIAATDSAAEKLATRVASRNALNGIAPLLPELVGGSADLTGSVGTWHKGSVRLTPDNWDANYISYGVREFAMGAIMNGLTLHGGFIPYAGTFLIFSDYAKNAIRLSALMGIRVVWVLTHDSIGVGEDGPTHQPVEQLGGLRLIPNVSVWRPCDTVETVAAWKSAIECATGPTCISLTRQGVPHIARTAEQRAAIGRGGYILRDCAGKPEAIIMATGSEVQLAVEAAAELEKRGRRVRVVSMPSSSVFDRQDAAYRESVLPSDVRVRVAVEAAASDAWWKYVGLDGKVVGMTGFGESAPGGVLFKHFGFTVDNVVDTVTSLL
- the rpe gene encoding ribulose-phosphate 3-epimerase translates to MILSPSLLSSDFGRLTEELAALEAAGVKWVHWDVMDGRFVPNITYGQPVISHLRKKSGLFFDVHLMVHEPERYLADFAKAGADMLVVHAEATNHLQRTLAEIRRLGCKAGVALNPHTPLSVLDYVLEDVDMVLIMSVNPGFGGQKFLPATYRKIRDLRAMLDARGLSAHIQVDGGVDPSNTAALVESGADVLVSGSAFFGFPPYDQRLRAFEDAAAAARPAN
- a CDS encoding nickel-dependent hydrogenase large subunit, whose translation is MTAKAFTGPITIDPITRIEGHLKIDVDVKDGKVANAWSSAQLFRGIEMIVQGRPPEDVHHYVQRVCGVCTTTHALTSIRAVENAIGLKPPPAAELVRLLILSTLDVHDHLVHFYHLHSLDFFDMADALKADAVAAAKLASEVSGRETQPGDFFIVQGRLKKFVEGGQLGWLNHAYSLGGHPAYRLSPEENLILATNYLEALKVQMKIARAMAIFSGKNPHAQTMQVGGVTCYESLRPERIAEFRALYEDTRAFINHNYVGDLTILGKRYPEVATYGRTTNFMDFSDFFDPETGKAPFFRGGVMWARDFKKVEEVNPEQIVEHVAHSWYVKGAPKPPYDGVTAPDYTGYDQNDRYSWAKAPRYRGEPVETGPLARRMLAYARGEQETVRRMDAWLAACGLNKENMFSTMGRTAARMVECVVLMNRIEGWLNDLEARIKAGPVEIFKPWKMPDKAKGVGFCAVTRGGLSHWIRIEGGKTANYQMVVPSTWNLGPRCEAGKPSPVEESLMGNPVLDAERPVEVLRTVHSFDPCLACAVHLIHAGDRQVIRVL